In Zea mays cultivar B73 chromosome 7, Zm-B73-REFERENCE-NAM-5.0, whole genome shotgun sequence, the following proteins share a genomic window:
- the LOC100384518 gene encoding uncharacterized protein LOC100384518 isoform 3 (isoform 3 is encoded by transcript variant 3): protein MAPAKTDDPLSQLLAKIEEGNKETHRRMEAIQGAVGNMEAAVKVVMTEQGDLQKWKPEVEAKVTEISDALKAIQIQMGKMEKKPLGFGSRQEEEGEDGFLKPPPSDSSNLEFRREEGRTQFSHGDIFTGLQVPEEVLESRLLRKGGKVISQLLIKWSNWPVSLSTWEDEEAIKQKFPQAPAWGQAVVKEGGNVSRADHMDHAEERTQAVQQKAQTEGVKEDNQSPRSRRVPKPNTKYIGAEWRV, encoded by the exons ATGGCGCCAGCGAAGACGGACGATCCTTTGTCCCAGCTTCTGGCGAAGATCGAGGAGGGAAACAAGGAGACTCACCGACGCATGGAGGCGATTCAGGGGGCGGTGGGAAATATGGAGGCGGCGGTCAAGGTGGTGATGACGGAGCAGGGAGATCTTCAGAAGTGGAAACCGGAGGTGGAAGCGAAAGTGACGGAGATTTCTGATGCTCTAAAGGCGATCCAGATCCAGATGGGAAAGATGGAGAAGAAGCCGCTCGGTTTCGGGTCGAgacaggaagaagaaggagaagacggATTTCTGAAGCCGCCACCATCTGATTCTTCGAATTTGGAGTTTCGTCGTGAAGAAGGGCGGACCCAATTCTCGCATGGAG ATATCTTTACTGGGTTGCAGGTGCCGGAGGAAGTTCTGGAGTCCAGGCTTCTTCGTAAAGGGGGTAAGGTGATTTCGCAGTTGCTCATTAAGTGGTCCAATTGGCCGGTGTCACTGTCAACCTGGGAGGATGAAGAGGCCATTAAGCAGAAATTTCCACAAGCACCAGCTTGGGGTCAAGCTGTCGTTAAAGAAGGGGGAAATGTCAGCAGAGCAGATCACATGGACCATGCAGAGGAGCGGACTCAAGCAGTGCAACAGAAGGCACAGACAGAGGGAGTCAAGGAAGACAATCAGAGCCCGCGCAGCCGTCGTGTACCAAAGCCAAATACCAAGTACATCGGTGCAGAGTGGCGCGTATAG
- the LOC100384518 gene encoding uncharacterized protein isoform X1: MAPAKTDDPLSQLLAKIEEGNKETHRRMEAIQGAVGNMEAAVKVVMTEQGDLQKWKPEVEAKVTEISDALKAIQIQMGKMEKKPLGFGSRQEEEGEDGFLKPPPSDSSNLEFRREEGRTQFSHGVLGMNWIQQYSPMKVDWANKWAVIPYNGSPAYLQGVQVTLPAGAVTELLLLSVESQATPAGQSVDPKVQAVLDQFVEVFEDPVGLPPSRTCDHTIPLVPGTNVCVLPLSSKAE; this comes from the exons ATGGCGCCAGCGAAGACGGACGATCCTTTGTCCCAGCTTCTGGCGAAGATCGAGGAGGGAAACAAGGAGACTCACCGACGCATGGAGGCGATTCAGGGGGCGGTGGGAAATATGGAGGCGGCGGTCAAGGTGGTGATGACGGAGCAGGGAGATCTTCAGAAGTGGAAACCGGAGGTGGAAGCGAAAGTGACGGAGATTTCTGATGCTCTAAAGGCGATCCAGATCCAGATGGGAAAGATGGAGAAGAAGCCGCTCGGTTTCGGGTCGAgacaggaagaagaaggagaagacggATTTCTGAAGCCGCCACCATCTGATTCTTCGAATTTGGAGTTTCGTCGTGAAGAAGGGCGGACCCAATTCTCGCATGGAG TATTGGGCATGAACTGGATCCAGCAATACAGTCCGATGAAGGTGGATTGGGCGAACAAGTGGGCAGTCATTCCATATAATGGATCGCCAGCATACTTGCAAGGTGTGCAGGTGACATTACCAGCCGGCGCTGTCACCGAACTTTTGCTCTTGTCAGTGGAATCACAGGCTACACCCGCTGGACAATCGGTCGATCCAAAAGTCCAAGCAGTTCTGGATCAGTTCGTGGAGGTATTTGAGGATCCAGTCGGCTTACCACCAAGCAGAACATGCGACCACACTATACCATTGGTTCCAGGGACAAATGTGTGTGTACTACCACTGTCCAGTAAG GCCGAGTAG
- the LOC100384518 gene encoding uncharacterized protein LOC100384518 isoform 1 (isoform 1 is encoded by transcript variant 1): MAPAKTDDPLSQLLAKIEEGNKETHRRMEAIQGAVGNMEAAVKVVMTEQGDLQKWKPEVEAKVTEISDALKAIQIQMGKMEKKPLGFGSRQEEEGEDGFLKPPPSDSSNLEFRREEGRTQFSHGVLGMNWIQQYSPMKVDWANKWAVIPYNGSPAYLQGVQVTLPAGAVTELLLLSVESQATPAGQSVDPKVQAVLDQFVEVFEDPVGLPPSRTCDHTIPLVPGTNVCVLPLSSKLSQCQTMLKMTTPSGAAL; this comes from the exons ATGGCGCCAGCGAAGACGGACGATCCTTTGTCCCAGCTTCTGGCGAAGATCGAGGAGGGAAACAAGGAGACTCACCGACGCATGGAGGCGATTCAGGGGGCGGTGGGAAATATGGAGGCGGCGGTCAAGGTGGTGATGACGGAGCAGGGAGATCTTCAGAAGTGGAAACCGGAGGTGGAAGCGAAAGTGACGGAGATTTCTGATGCTCTAAAGGCGATCCAGATCCAGATGGGAAAGATGGAGAAGAAGCCGCTCGGTTTCGGGTCGAgacaggaagaagaaggagaagacggATTTCTGAAGCCGCCACCATCTGATTCTTCGAATTTGGAGTTTCGTCGTGAAGAAGGGCGGACCCAATTCTCGCATGGAG TATTGGGCATGAACTGGATCCAGCAATACAGTCCGATGAAGGTGGATTGGGCGAACAAGTGGGCAGTCATTCCATATAATGGATCGCCAGCATACTTGCAAGGTGTGCAGGTGACATTACCAGCCGGCGCTGTCACCGAACTTTTGCTCTTGTCAGTGGAATCACAGGCTACACCCGCTGGACAATCGGTCGATCCAAAAGTCCAAGCAGTTCTGGATCAGTTCGTGGAGGTATTTGAGGATCCAGTCGGCTTACCACCAAGCAGAACATGCGACCACACTATACCATTGGTTCCAGGGACAAATGTGTGTGTACTACCACTGTCCAGTAAG CTGTCGCAGTGCCAGACCATGCTGAAGATGACAACACCATCAGGGGCTGCTCTATAG
- the LOC100384518 gene encoding uncharacterized protein LOC100384518 isoform 2 (isoform 2 is encoded by transcript variant 2), translated as MAPAKTDDPLSQLLAKIEEGNKETHRRMEAIQGAVGNMEAAVKVVMTEQGDLQKWKPEVEAKVTEISDALKAIQIQMGKMEKKPLGFGSRQEEEGEDGFLKPPPSDSSNLEFRREEGRTQFSHGVLGMNWIQQYSPMKVDWANKWAVIPYNGSPAYLQGVQVTLPAGAVTELLLLSVESQATPAGQSVDPKVQAVLDQFVEVFEDPVGLPPSRTCDHTIPLVPGTNVCVLPLSSKVFRDCSCILPLSFKV; from the exons ATGGCGCCAGCGAAGACGGACGATCCTTTGTCCCAGCTTCTGGCGAAGATCGAGGAGGGAAACAAGGAGACTCACCGACGCATGGAGGCGATTCAGGGGGCGGTGGGAAATATGGAGGCGGCGGTCAAGGTGGTGATGACGGAGCAGGGAGATCTTCAGAAGTGGAAACCGGAGGTGGAAGCGAAAGTGACGGAGATTTCTGATGCTCTAAAGGCGATCCAGATCCAGATGGGAAAGATGGAGAAGAAGCCGCTCGGTTTCGGGTCGAgacaggaagaagaaggagaagacggATTTCTGAAGCCGCCACCATCTGATTCTTCGAATTTGGAGTTTCGTCGTGAAGAAGGGCGGACCCAATTCTCGCATGGAG TATTGGGCATGAACTGGATCCAGCAATACAGTCCGATGAAGGTGGATTGGGCGAACAAGTGGGCAGTCATTCCATATAATGGATCGCCAGCATACTTGCAAGGTGTGCAGGTGACATTACCAGCCGGCGCTGTCACCGAACTTTTGCTCTTGTCAGTGGAATCACAGGCTACACCCGCTGGACAATCGGTCGATCCAAAAGTCCAAGCAGTTCTGGATCAGTTCGTGGAGGTATTTGAGGATCCAGTCGGCTTACCACCAAGCAGAACATGCGACCACACTATACCATTGGTTCCAGGGACAAATGTGTGTGTACTACCACTGTCCAGTAAGGTATTCAGAGACTGCTCCTGTATTCTCCCTTTAAGTTTCAAGGTCTGA
- the LOC100191722 gene encoding uncharacterized protein LOC100191722 codes for MDPSAVGSSRRKAEQWLSVAEKLMVARDIEGCKQFASQALAADPHTPGADDLHAAAISLLAAQQRRLPNGQPDPYGVLGLDPANPASRRPDAIHSQYRRLSFLLNRSHQDRPCSLAFAEAARLVADAWAFLSDPVLKSSLDVDLDAAAAARAYHSPPNLPQPHSQPHLPARLTPPVAAPSPRSTPPLVSPLPRATSPPAASPPRQTQRPAVPQTRSTPPPAASAPRSTPPPPVSPQTLSTPLPAAPAPAPRSTPPPVVPQTPSSTLRPTTPQTPVAATVPAAKSGAAPSSTFWTVCSACCHIHQFDCQYETCKLLCPSCRQPFVAKAMAEPPPIVPGTDMYYCTWGFFPVGFPGCPGFERMVNAQPSGVDQLNAPWLGSAGGVHGNAQNGVPPVSAPVVEVPVKDPIEVPAVTPPAKPMRVKVGAKKRGRPKGSKNKKKL; via the coding sequence ATGGATCCGTCCGCCGTTGGCTCCTCGCGGCGGAAGGCGGAGCAGTGGTTGAGCGTGGCTGAGAAGCTCATGGTGGCGCGGGACATTGAAGGGTGCAAGCAGTTCGCCTCGCAGGCCCTGGCCGCCGATCCCCACACCCCGGGCGCCGACGACCTCCACGCCGCCGCCATCTCCCTCCTGGCAGCCCAGCAGCGCCGCCTCCCTAACGGTCAGCCTGATCCCTACGGCGTCCTTGGTCTGGACCCCGCAAACCCCGCATCACGCCGACCGGATGCCATCCACTCACAATATCGCCGCCTCTCTTTCCTCCTCAATCGTTCCCACCAGGACCGCCCCTGCTCGCTCGCCTTCGCCGAAGCTGCCCGGCTCGTCGCTGATGCCTGGGCTTTTCTCTCTGATCCCGTTCTTAAATCCTCCCTTGACGTGGACCTCGATGCCGCCGCCGCAGCTCGCGCGTACCACTCTCCTCCAAATCTACCGCAGCCGCACTCGCAGCCACATCTGCCTGCACGGCTAACTCCGCCGGTGGCTGCTCCCTCCCCGCGGTCGACTCCGCCGCTGGTTTCTCCCCTTCCGCGGGCAACATCACCGCCGGCTGCTTCCCCTCCACGGCAAACTCAGCGGCCGGCTGTCCCCCAAACAAGGTCAACACCGCCGCCGGCTGCTTCTGCTCCACGATCTACTCCACCACCACCGGTTTCTCCTCAAACACTGTCAACACCGCTGCCTGccgctcccgctcccgctccACGGTCTACACCACCACCTGTTGTTCCCCAAACACCGTCAAGTACGCTGCGGCCGACTACTCCCCAAACGCCGGTGGCTGCAACTGTCCCAGCAGCGAAGTCTGGTGCGGCACCTTCATCAACGTTCTGGACAGTGTGCTCGGCCTGCTGCCACATTCACCAGTTCGACTGCCAATATGAGACGTGCAAATTACTGTGCCCTAGTTGCCGCCAGCCATTTGTGGCCAAGGCAATGGCTGAGCCACCGCCTATTGTGCCAGGCACCGACATGTATTACTGCACTTGGGGGTTCTTCCCCGTTGGGTTCCCTGGGTGTCCTGGCTTTGAAAGAATGGTCAATGCACAGCCATCGGGAGTAGATCAGCTGAATGCGCCATGGCTTGGAAGCGCAGGTGGTGTACATGGTAATGCTCAGAATGGGGTGCCACCAGTTAGTGCCCCAGTGGTAGAAGTGCCAGTCAAGGATCCCATAGAGGTGCCTGCAGTGACACCGCCAGCGAAGCCGATGCGAGTGAAGGTGGGTGCGAAGAAGCGTGGTCGCCCCAAGGGTAGCAAGAACAAGAAGAAATTATGA